One Oncorhynchus masou masou isolate Uvic2021 chromosome 18, UVic_Omas_1.1, whole genome shotgun sequence DNA window includes the following coding sequences:
- the LOC135503929 gene encoding ski oncogene-like produces the protein METVTRQSFQPHPGLQQTLKQFHLSSMISLGGPAAFSARWPHDLLFKKDGKEPEPVLHLPMQPPTVMPGPLFIPSDRSTERCETVLETETVSCFVVGGEKRLCLPQILNTVLRDFSLQQINSVCDDLHIYCSRCTAEQLEILKVMGILPFSAPSCGLITKTDAERLCNALIYGGTYPPHCKKEFTGSLELEFTEKSLKIYHECFGKCKGLFVPELYTSPNAACIQCMYCRLMYPTHKFVVHSHKSLENRTCHWGFDSANWRAYILLDQDYTGKEEKARLEQHLDEIKEKFDFANKYKRKASRVS, from the coding sequence ATGGAGACTGTAACTCGACAAAGCTTCCAACCTCACCCAGGACTGCAACAAACTCTCAAGCAGTTTCATCTGAGTTCTATGATCTCCCTCGGCGGACCGGCGGCGTTTTCTGCTCGATGGCCACATGACCTCCTGTTCAAGAAGGATGGGAAAGAGCCCGAGCCCGTGCTGCATCTTCCAATGCAGCCGCCGACAGTGATGCCGGGACCACTCTTCATCCCCTCCGACCGCTCCACTGAGAGGTGCGAGACGGTCCTGGAGACCGAGACTGTCTCCTGTTTCGTGGTCGGCGGCGAGAAACGGCTGTGCCTGCCGCAGATCCTCAACACCGTACTGCGGGATTTCTCCCTTCAACAGATCAACTCGGTGTGCGACGACCTCCACATCTACTGCTCCAGGTGCACGGCAGAACAGCTGGAGATCCTCAAAGTCATGGGAATTCTCCCCTTCTCGGCGCCTTCCTGCGGACTCATCACCAAAACGGATGCGGAGCGCCTGTGCAATGCCCTGATTTACGGAGGCACCTACCCGCCGCACTGCAAGAAAGAGTTCACGGGCTCACTGGAGCTGGAGTTCACGGAGAAAAGCCTCAAAATATACCACGAGTGTTTTGGAAAGTGCAAGGGTCTCTTCGTCCCGGAGCTGTACACCAGCCCCAACGCAGCCTGCATCCAGTGCATGTACTGCAGACTCATGTACCCAACCCATAAGTTCGTGGTGCACAGTCACAAATCGTTGGAAAACAGGACTTGCCACTGGGGCTTCGACTCCGCCAACTGGAGGGCATACATCCTCTTGGACCAGGATTACacagggaaagaggagaaggcGCGCCTGGAGCAGCATTTGGACGAGATTAAAGAGAAATTTGATTTCGCCAACAAATATAAGAGGAAAGCATCCAGGGTGAGTTGA